The genome window GCTCGTAGGGGAGACGGGAGGGAAGAATTTTCTCGTCGTCCATCCATCTGCAGACGTGGACGCCGCCGTTACCGCCATGGTTCGGGGAGCCTTCGAATACCAGGGGCAGAAGTGCTCCGCCGTTTCGAGATGTTATATACCGAAGAGCCTCAGGGAAAAAATCCTGTCCCTGGCGGGACGGATGATTGCCGACATGAAGACGGGATCGCCGGAGGATTTCAGGAACTTCATCAACGCCGTCATCGACGAAGCCTCCTTCGACAACTGCATGAAATACATTTCGGCAGCCCGCACGTCCACCGAAGCTGACATCCTCTTCGGAGGAAGGGGCGACAAATCAGCAGGCTATTTCGTGGAGCCCACGGTCATCGAGACCACCGATCCGGAATTCGTTACCATGAGGGAGGAGATCTTCGGTCCCGTGCTCACCCTGTACACCTACGAGGATGACCGCTTCGGGGAAATCCTCGAACTGTGCGACCGCTCCTCCCCCTACGGCCTGACCGGTGCGGTGTTCGCCGCCGACAGGAAGGCCCTGGCTCTTGCCGCCCGGAAACTGAAATATGCCGCGGGGAATTTCTACGTCAACGACAAGCCTACCGGCGCCGTGGTGGGGAAACAGCCCTTCGGAGGCTCGAGAGCGTCGGGAACCAACGACAAGGCGGGAAGCAGGCTGAACCTCCTCCGGTGGACGAGCCCCCTCACCGTGAAGGAAAACCTCCGTCCTCCCAGGTGGTACGCCTATCCTTTCATGGACGAGGAATAGACCTTTTTGAAAAAACGGAACGCCCGTTCCCATACAGGGACGGGCGTTCTTTTGATACTGTCCGGGCTGCGGGATCATTCACTGCCGCCCGGCGTTTTCCGGCAGAAGAATGTGCAACGTATCCGGTACATCCCCGAAAAGTTTCCGTTACGAATTTCCACTACACTTGATTCAAAAAGACAGCATTTTAGAAGGGGGAAGCCGATGCTGATAGCATATGCCACGGCAGGAAACGGGCACAGGTCGGCCGCGGCGGCCATAGCCGAGAGTGTCCGTGCTGCGGGAAGAGTTGCGGAAATGGCCGATGTTCTCGATTTTACCGACCCTGTGTTCCGGCTATTTTATTCCGACGTGTACCAGATGGCCGGCGAACACTCCCACGGATTGTGCGGGGCGATGTACCGGCTTACCGACATTTCCCCCGACAAGAGTTCCATCGTCAGGATGATCGACAGAATCAGCCTGAACAGAACACAACCCTTCGCCGATTTCATAAAAAAAACCGCACCCGAAGCCTTTGTAGCTACTCACTTTCTTCCCATGTCCATCGCCGCCCGGATGAAAAGACACGGCCTGTACAGCGGTCCGCTTGTTCACCTGGGGACGCGATGGAGCAAGGCCGAAGAGCTTGCATGCTTTCTTTCCTCGATCAGGTGCGAAAAACTCTTCCTGGTGGGAGACATCATCGACGGGTGGAAACTCAGGAACAATCCCCGCTGGCCCCGGTCTCACAATCTTGTGATCCGGAAAATACTCAAGATGGCAAAAAAAACGGAAATTTTATATATCACCGGCAATCATGACGAGTTCGCGGACGAGTTCGAAGGCTATGACTTCGGCGGCATCAGGATCTGCAAAAAAGCTGTCCACATCACTGCAGACCAAAGGCGTTTTCTGGTCATCCACGGCGACGAATTCGACGTGGTCGTCAAATACAGGAAATGGCTCGCCCTGCTCGGAGACACGGCCTATACCTTTTCACTGTACCTCAACACTCTCCTCACCCTGGTGCGCTCCCGCCTGGGACTTCCCTACTGGTCCCTTTCACAGTACCTGAAACACAGGGTCAAGGACGCGGTGGCCTTCGTGGGGGACTTCGAGGATACTTTGCTCGAAGAAACACGAAGGGGGCAACACCATGGGGTCATCTGCGGGCACATACACCACCCGGCGATCCGGAACCTGAAAGATGCGGTCTACTGCAATAC of Aminivibrio pyruvatiphilus contains these proteins:
- a CDS encoding metallophosphoesterase family protein, whose protein sequence is MLIAYATAGNGHRSAAAAIAESVRAAGRVAEMADVLDFTDPVFRLFYSDVYQMAGEHSHGLCGAMYRLTDISPDKSSIVRMIDRISLNRTQPFADFIKKTAPEAFVATHFLPMSIAARMKRHGLYSGPLVHLGTRWSKAEELACFLSSIRCEKLFLVGDIIDGWKLRNNPRWPRSHNLVIRKILKMAKKTEILYITGNHDEFADEFEGYDFGGIRICKKAVHITADQRRFLVIHGDEFDVVVKYRKWLALLGDTAYTFSLYLNTLLTLVRSRLGLPYWSLSQYLKHRVKDAVAFVGDFEDTLLEETRRGQHHGVICGHIHHPAIRNLKDAVYCNTGDWVESCSALVEHRDGAFGIVRWDGEKIIEDVSERPRLLPVVPAAPPETAPEKKRSVPVAV